In the Melanotaenia boesemani isolate fMelBoe1 chromosome 14, fMelBoe1.pri, whole genome shotgun sequence genome, GCTGAGCAGCAGAGGCAAAGCGATGCATGCTTCAACATGCTGCAGGTCTTCCAGGAACAGAGCGAGCGACTGGACGGGCAGAACGGAAGCCAgcagagatctgtgatggagggTCTCTGGGTGTACTGAacaggatggcaggaaaagccaaagTGACATGCATCATCATATATGCACATATAAATAGTTATTTCTGCAcggctgtattcactataaaaaaaaaaaaagattttgtaaagagtctgaagtattCAGTTTTTGTCAGATGTGGTTTGGCAACATCTCTGAAattttagctaataaaaatattaagtagtAATTAACCATtaatagctatgaaatattaaataatccatctttcattttaagtcttatccaggggtgtgcattacattacagtttattaacttttaaaatgcagcacagGATGAAGTTCATCATGTTTAATGAAGGTCCagcatcaaatacttgtgggCACTTATaaaagtcgctttggataaaaaaaaagcatctgttaaatgactgtagaaaagtacaaacatttcaccaccctttacCACATTTGAACCCTCATGCACTGCtaattttgtgtgactgtatctcctcataattctagaccataagtcagtcacaaccaactcTCCAGTGATGGATTACTCCTTCACCTTTGTACTGATAGATTCCATAATGCACACAAAGCTTTAAAGCaggtgatgagatctttatgttgcacataacaaaaaatgaacaaatgatacattttctatggaacgtTTTCTCTtcaaatgtgtacatcatgcaTGTTTTGTCTGTTGAACTTCCACAACGTGATGCGTATTATGAGAAGGTATGTTGTGATTTGTTGGAAGGCACAAGGTAAAACATTAAGGCTGCAgctctccttcagtatctgcagcaggtggttgtgttcatcctctccagtgcagcttcaggcggccacagatggaCTGAAATGTCCCCCTGGACATATACAAATTCTCTAACTACTGCTCATTGTAAAACTGGGAACAACCTTTCCCACCAgtcatcagctttgctccggaccagccggatGGTGAGGAGTGTTGCCTAATGAGCCGCAGGAACGTCTAAAATAGACCTGCCTCCTGAAATATtcacttattgtaatctgctcaacacagacagtagaatactgtctgaaatgtttactcatatGACACGCATACAATtggcgcatgtttaataagttaaacttacatgtCATTTCCTTTGTCTGCGGCGCTCTGCTCGCCTTTCTTGCTCCATGAAACGAAGAAATATCACCTGCCGCTGGATTCCTCATCTCTGGACTCTCTCTATGTGCATTTCCAGCCTCAACATTAGACGCCTGATtttatcgtccatcagtaacatctccgtcaagcagagcatgaacacagcGATCGCTTTGTTCTCCATATTGGCTTGGTATTGTTGTTTTGTACTCTCCTTGTTTTTcgcaggttttgttttgttgttatgtggcgcaaaagtcacacgtcactgtCACAGGCGGTTGCGTCCAGCTACCGGCCCCAAttcatgtgcgaatgcaacatgaaacagttcccctgggaAAGGGCCGTTcatagaactaggacagttattaaaactgcgttcttagaacttctctgttcAAATGCGCTATATGTTTAGTCTCTTTACACTGAGAGAAAAGGATACGCTGATAAAGATTATATCAATGTCTAGTAAAGTAATGATTCATATTCGGAGACTGTAATGCAAGTCTAAACCAAGGGATATCATATCATTGTCTGTAGCAGCAAGTGAAAGCTCTTCACTCTCAGTACAATCAAAATGAGCAGCTGAGACAAAGGAAGACTCAAACAGCAAGCTCAGCTGTCTCGCCTTCCCCATCATACTATTCCTCCCAATTCAATCTAAATCTTATTGTCTCTTCTTGGAATCTGGATCTCTTGATGTCATTCTCTCTTTCATTTATCTACATTATTTTTCGCTTGTGTGTGTCTTTCAGTTTGTATAGCTTCACCTTCCAACATAGGTCCCTTCTGCACTGTAGTGGGGGTGGGAGCCAAGAAGAAGGGGCTGGGTTGTTGAAATTACATGTTAATATGCTTCCTTTGTTGTCTAACCAGTAACCAGGGCAAAAATACCCAATGGTGATTTGCATCTTATTTCAAATTCTAATTTTGTTCTGGTATATGCAGAAGCTCTGTGTTCtgtattattactattttctccttcttctgtGGCAGTCAGAGCAGCGACTATGCCAAGACCCTGAGAGAGACACAATGTAGTGGTGTGAAAATAGAAGAGAGCGAAGAGGCAGGAGGGAGAAGGAGAGAAGGGGGATCAGGGAGATTATTATTCAGTCTAGCGTGACCGATGCCCACGCTTGTCAGCCACTGCCTGAACTGGCTTGTAGAGGGAGCCCAGTGGGCGCCAGTCAGCAGTGGGTGCCAACCTTTCACACatacgtacacacacacactgcatttGCTGCCTGACAAATGAGTTGTATAAGGATAAACGAGTGTGGTTAGACCTAGCTGATGCCCTATCAGACTTTTTGAAAGGTGTGAGCGGCCATTCGTATCTTCCTAGTCAGTTGGGCTCAGCGGACGAGGGGCGCATCTGGGCTCTTTGCGGTCAGGCAATCACACAGTGGATTCTGAGTGCTGGGCCATGAGGGCAGGCCTATCAGGCCCAACAGCTGCTATGCCATGCTGTGTCCAGTGAGTAAAATAGCATTTTGACCAAAGCTGTTTACTATTCAGAGATTCAAAAGGCTAATCTGGCATTCAGCGGCCTCACAGGTGGCACAGCAATCCACTGTGAATGTTCTGGGGTGGTTTGGAGGACATGCAAACAAAGTTGACATTTGAAGCTATCTCCGTTTTCTTCAACTTGAAGTAAAAACATTATGcagaaaatgttaattaaagtCCCTGCTGCTTGAACATATTATGTCTAAGTGTTCTACCACACTGTTATCTACAAGTTGTTCATTTTGCTTATTGTGctcttaataataatttaggaGTTATATTCTGACCTGAGGCAAACAATAGCAATGACCACAACTGCGATGATGAAGACCAAGGTGGCGGTGGCTGATCCAACGATGAGCGGCAGCTGTTCTTGCCATGACTTTGGTGGGTCAGCtttaaatgcagcacaaaaagaATTGTTATATTGAGAACTAGTCAAAAGCATACACTCAAAATAGATCTTGTCCAATGCAAAGTCGAATACTGTGAAGCATACAAATTTAATTGTAGAATTGTATGCCTCTCACATCAGTATCAGAATGCTTACATAAGTAAAAAGATGTCTCTGTGGTAATTAGGCTGCAACATGTGGAATGCAGAGCATCTGGGactattaaatgcatttttttttcaatgcctGAAGACAAAATTTTCATCTGTCTATACTGCTGAGAGACTAGTACAACATTGAGGGAGGGTGTTGCTAAGACCCTAACTAGCAAGGAAATGGCAGATTTCAGATACTCTTGAATGAAAATTtgaataatcacattttaataagCCTACTGTAACAGCCATTGCTGCTAAGTAATAAATATCTCTGGATAATAAGTAAGGTATGGAAGGAACATACTTTGTAGGTTGGTGCTGAAATCTGCTGGGCTGCTGTACCACCCATAACCAGCCACAGTTCGGGCACGAACTTGTACCACATAGGGTGTACCAGCCTTGAGACCTTCAATGCGGGCATTGCTTCGTTGGGCAGTCATGGTGTGGGCAATGGCCTCACCCTGATCCTGCATACCAAAAGAGAAGTAAATAAACCATTACAAAACGACGGCTCTATTCATTATCATCCCTTCTGTGATCCTCCACCCTCTGTCAGGCAGTTTAACCATTAAACTATGCAGACAGGTGGAAAAACACTTGGAGACAAGAACAAGAGAGAAGAACTAAGAGAGATAAATTGTAAAGGTTATGTTAATCTGACTGTAGTGGTCAACAAACAGATTAGATACACACTGAGTGCCTTTTTTCTTCCCCCAAGACAAATACAGTCAGAAATCTGAGCCCCTAAAAATTACAGAGATTTTCCAATGCATGAATTGAGACACGAAAGAGGGGAGAGAAGGAGGGTTCGGAAAAGGGGGAATGCATAATAGAAATTTGGAATTTGGATtggggagagaaaaagaaaaagaaaataaaggattGTGGGATTGAAAAAAGGAATACATCCAGGATAAATCTTCTATAAGAATATAAGTGGTGAGTTGTATCACAGCAGCCATGTGCTTATCAGCAGAGGCATTGTTTTCCACATTTACAGAAACAGATGAAACAGAGACCAGGATAGTAAATGGGTTTGGACTGAATTAGTGCTGTTCACTGACATTGCTCCTTACCTTCTCGTGGTACTTAATCTCATAATCCAGAATGATTCCATTGGGTTTCTCTGGAGGAAGCCAGGACAGGCTCATGGTGCTCGCTGTGGCAGCCATCAGGTGGACTGTTGGCACTGCAGATGGAGCTACACAGGCCAAAATAAATAGTGAAAAACTTGCTTTATTTCTGTACATGTCTTCTGAAGTTCTATGTCCTTTGTGTGTCCACAGAAACCCAAACACAAAGTCTAAGGCTGTGAGCTTCGTGAAAAGCTTTGGCCATTTGTTAGTATGCAGAACCACTCCCCACTAATGCTCAAATTCACCCTTCTGTAGTCCTGGGGGAAGGAGAGGGTATGTGCAGGTCTCCTGTAAGGCTAAAATAATCAAACAGCAAAACCAATAAATACCTTTCAGGTATATGTATCACAGACGAGACAATATTAAGAAACAAGTATAAATATACTGATGCAGATATTAGCTACACATGTATACAATGTGCATAAGTGCATGTATTACTGTACATATTAGAAATAACATATCACTAACCTGTAAAGAccacatatttaataaaatatgtttaaaaatgcatcCATTGTTATGTGGCTACATCATCCCAACTTCTATAAAGCACACAAGTGCTCCACCCTCTTGAGTTTTCCCTGCTTTGTTCACATGTGCCTATTAAGTCCTGCCTCTCTTCCTATTTTCTAAGTTCAGGCTTGTTCTTTACCTCAAACTCACACCCCTCTCTTCGTCTACTGCTTTTGTCTCATAACTTCCACTGTTTATCTCTCTTGGCACCTTGACTTCAAAAATATAGTTCTGCACTTTTTTCCCTCTGTGCAATCACCTTCTATCATTTTTCTCTTCAAGTCCTCACTTTTCATCTTCTATTTCACTGTAAAAGACACCATCCCCTCTTAGTCAGAGGGCCAAGTTTTGGTACCTTAGAACCTTTTTATTATGTGCTGTACAACTAAGTCAGATGTGGTGGTTGTTGTATTTATAAGTGGCCAGATAGGACGTTAAAGTGAAAAAGCTGCCCATTTTAAAGAGAGGGGGAAGCAGGGGTAAGAGGGACAACCATGGTTTGACACTGAAACACATATAATTTTAGATTCCCTTTAAAGATATGTTGATAAAGTCACATTGAGCTGTTGAATATGAATAGAGTCTCAAATAGCTGAGTAATGAATGAAAGAGCTGCAGAGACAAGCGTTGTGATTTGTTCATAATTGACCTCTGCACAGCTGGCTGATCATAGCAGAAGGTAGGTATGAATATCAGTTGAGTTCCTCAAGTTGCCCCACCCACCTCATGCAGCTCCTCTCTAACGTTGCTCGTCAAGTGTTAGacaatgttatttttctctctgtgtttggtGCCTGAACGGGATGTTCCCTGAGTCTATCTCAACCCCAGCATAACCTCTGTTCCATctctacatttctttttttctcttgtagAAGACAATACTTCCTCAGCAGAGCCCCTAGTTACTCTAGCTGAGGGATTAGGGGCCCTCCTCTGGGAGAAGATGTTGCAGTTACCATGGAGGTGGCCCCTAGGGCTTATCACTACCCCTCAGTATTTATTTAGGTTCTTAAAAGGTGAATGCACACACAGGGCTAGTCTTGAGACTACACAAATGGATAATCTGATCACAGTTGATGCTGTCTTGTCCTGTCCTTTTCCTCCACCACTCTTTATGCACCCAACTGACCTCAAGCAATGACAAATGGTCAGTCGTCCCTGTCAGTCCACTGCTAGACCCCCTCATAAAACAATGAGGCCTTCACACGGGGGCTATGGGGGCCTTTGGGTCCTAGACCCACAAAGAGGAGGCATTCCCAAAACATCTTTTAGGAGCAGGCACACAAGGTTAGAGGTGAGGAGGACAAGGCCatggagaagagagagagggaaaagcAATGCATGATCTGTGATGTTGTCTGAGCCGCCCGAGAGGGCAAATTTAACATAGCGGCTAAACACATCCAAGGCACGGCTTAAGAACCCTGGGAGATTTTCAATAAAAAGAGCAGTTCTAAAGAACAAAAGTAATGAGTAAGTTCAACATCACTGAAATTTATTGAGGTCATTAAGGTACACTGAACCTACCAAAATCACCATCTAACATTTAAGCATTGATTTCCAAAAATCATGACCTCTGACAGCTACAATATTTCAAAATCTAAAACAAGAGACACATGTAGTGCACAGTCTTATCATGGCTGTCCTTAGTTATTCTGTATCAATATTAGCTCAGTTTCAATCTTCTGCAtgcaaaataatttaatctcAGCACCGACTGCTATATTGGCTTATTTACTGCTGTTGCTGTGAGCTGGAGGAGCAGTGGGTTGAAACCAGTGGGCAGTCAGGATACTGAATGTTTAACACTTTGAATGCACACTGCCTTGCTATTTCTATTTGCAGCAATGTTAGTAGCGGGCATGCTGTGGGCGTGTGAAAAAGGTCCATTTCTAAGCTCATTCAAAAATGTCTTCCTTCTCAATCCCTGTTCAAAAGAGGAATATATAACATACTCCTACATGCATACAAGgaattttctcttcttcttaaGCTGAGTGTTTTCTTCGACATGTTTTGTATCTTTTCCAGACTTGGAAAGTTTGCATTTCTTATAGGTTCAATATTGGTCCCTCAGGTAGGGCCGCAGCTGTACTTACCGGCCTGATTTGTGGTGATGTTCACTGCAGAGAACTGAGGAGTATAGGGACTTTTGTTGGAAACGCCATTGACTGCCTGGATCTCAAAGCTGTACTGCGTGTGGGCTTGTAGGTTACGGACTGCAACACGTCGCTGGGTGAGGCCGAGATGGCGAGGCGAAATGTCTACATTGTCATCACATCGTGAGCACATTCCCCGCTCAGGGAGGCACTTCTTACAAATGACGTTATAGAAGGTGTCTTCACGGCCACCCAAGTCACGTGGTTCGCTCCATTCCAACACCAGTGAGGTTTCGTTAACACTGGAGATGACATTGCGTGGGAAAGATGGAACAGCTGTGAAGGAGAGGTAAAGCATGGAGTAGATGAGGAAAATGGGTTTGGAATGAGGAAGAATTTAATCTCCATGCACAATAGGTGTAAAAAAATTAGTCTTGGTTACAGCAAAAACATCTTGACAATAGACAAAGAGTAAtactgaaaaacacattttacatatcattacatacacatacattcaTTATTATACAGCAGCTATCAACACAATTCATGACCCAATAATTTCCCTTGTGTGGCAGTATTAATACATTTCTCATGCATTaactagattttctttttccttccacataacAAGAGACTGTTCCAGcagtttcacagaaaaaaaggaggacaGGAGTTCAAATTTGAATTGCATGCTTATTtccactgtgtgtgtatgtgggtgtgtatatgtgtgtgtatgtgtatgtgtgtgtgaagtgctGCAGGGAGCGAGTAAGACAAACTATTGGCAGAGCCTTGCCAATTCTTATCCAATTACCGGAGCCTTATCTCTCACTGCGCTGTGGGAGAATCAGACCCCCATCccagcaacagaaaaaaaattaaaagaatcttttttctctcttcactATTGAAAGAATTTGCTCCTATGTCTGCATGTTTGCTCTTAATGAAGGCAGAGCTGCaggaaaaaatgtttcactgtCTGCCAGTAGAAAGGCGTCAGCACTGACAACACATAGACTTCACAGTTGGATGGTAGGGGGAGGACTTGGATGATAAAGTTCTGATAATGTTGGGAAAGTAAGCAGCCTTGTTTGCCATGTGTGGGACATGGCATGAAGAGTGTCCACTGACTTTTTATCAGGCACCGAGGGCTCAATTTAAAGAGGAAAGTTGGTAGAACATTTACTCCACCCAAAAAGTTATACTCTGTGACCAACAACCAATTCAATTTTGATTCTAACTGAACTCATTCATTGATATTGAAAAGGATTGTCATAACATATCTTATATTATCACCATAACACAAATAACATAAACCTTGAAATAAGTTTGCACTCACTTGTGCAGGGGGAATCTGGAGAATCTGTGTCTGAGCGGTAATAACCATTTCGACAAGAGCAAACAATGGCTGCTCCTGATGTGGCACGGCTGTTGGCTGGACAGGGAAAGCATTGACCATCCCCTTGTTTGGATTTAAAGGAGCCAGGGCTGCAAGCTGGTGgtaaaaaaagagggaaagtgTAAGAaacaaattgaaataaaaaaagacatttcttttgCAGCATCTATATCATCACATTTCTGTTACCCTCATCCTTgtacagtttaatttttttaatgtttaacacACAGAGTAATATCTTATCTGAACTGGATCATTTCATTTGGTgaataaaagacattttaaatgctgTACAAGCTAATAGTTAAAACGAATAAATAATACAATGACACTGAAAAGGAACAGCATTTGCCTTTTTGCAAAACCCATGCTCATTTGATGGGGCTGCCAATTCAAATTGTTTATGTATTCCTTACAACCAAAATCAAACTTTTTCATTAAACTCCACTAAAAACAGATACATGTCACACACACCAATGCATAAACATAAATCTGTAAATGTTAAGAGgatttttgtaaaagaaaagaaaaaaatgtaattacttCCATAAACAACTGCCAACATAGTTTTACTTAAACTGGTTTTTGATTAAGTGATGCACCATTAATCAGGTGAAAACACTGCTAGCATTTGAAATGGTCCTATCACCATTTATAGCAGCTGTATGGAAGTTTATAACTCTAGTGATAAGTTACAGACGTGCACAGAAACAATAACAGCAGCGCCGTGATCCAGAACGCTTTGGAGAGCTCCACATCTCTCATAAACTGTCTTGTTAAAAGATGAATGAGTTTGCCGCGGTGCCTAATAAAAGAGACAGCAGCAGGTAAGGTAGACAAAGTTTACTAGGGCCAGTTGATTAGCTGACCCACTAGTGCGAAAGCTTGTCAATGTCAAGGACACACTGCAGGGTTTGTCCCACTGAATGATAATTATCACATAGTTTCTGTGATGGTTTTATGCtccaagtgaaaaaaaaaaaaaaaaaaaaaacaagactggaGGTCATATCTAGAACAGAGCACTTAGTGGTCTTGCAGTTCTTCTGCTTGAAAAGTTCAATATTAGCTCACAAACACCAGTTGGCTACACTGTGTACATTAGCACTAAGTGTGTTTGTTCAATCACCATTAATCAGAGTCATCCACACTGCTGGTTAACAGGAAAGGCTGCTTGATAAACAGATAAGACATTACCTTGAATTTTACTAGGCGGTAGAGCAGCTTCTTAAACTGGTATCACATCTACTGCAAGTCCATTTATATTCAACCAgcacaataaaagaaatttcTCAACTCACAGAGGGTTTTTGGGCATGTTGGTCTGACCACATACTGTATGTTGAAGGGGCATTTCCATTTAAAGaggctatttttctttttcaggaaaaaggTTGAAAGTGCTGATCAATCACTTCCAGTGAGTAAAGGGGTCATCCTCTTCCTTTCATCCATGTTTCCCTTAGAGGAACCATTAAAGAATGAAGCAGAAAGACAGACAAGGGGGCAGAGAAAAAGTGGGAGGGAGAAGTTGAGGCATAGAAAATGCTAATCCTGTAGgagcttttttccccccctcttCCTTACTCCCCTGTGTCTTATCCTCTCATGCAGAACATAGAGCTTAAGGAACTGATTAGAATGTATGCTGAAATTGGAAAGTGTGATGCATGAAAAAAGTCAAGAATATTGGAGTTGAAAATGTGTAGCAAATGAGTGGagaggcaaaaaagaaaagactcatCGATTAATATTAATGCTGACATTCCAACTGTATCTCTGGTGGCTTATTAATGAGAGCAACGGCCTTCAGACTGGGAAGGAATGGGAGAAGTCAGGACCAGCAGAAAGTAGAGGAGACACTTCATGTTGGAACAAAGACAGAGAAGCCAAGAAAAGTGGTGAAACAATGAAAAGATGATGAGAAATGAGtgtgaagtaaaagaaaaaagtgggaGAAGAGGGAAAAGTAGAGAGGAACTAAGTAGAGGTGAtgtaagaaaagaagaaagagggagaTTTATCCCTTGTGGTTTCCAGTGATTAGAGAACATTTTATCAGGGCCCAGTCGACACAGCTTTAACCTTGAGCTGCCAGAAGCAAACAAATGAGTTTTTAACCACATCCACCATGCTTTGGATTTACTatgctctctctttctcacacataCACTCTCTCTTTCCAAAGGTGAGCATTTACTGAATATCCAGAGTGTGCCAGAAGCTGTCAGTAGAAAGTATCCATCCATTCTCTGAATGATCATGAGTATGGATATTGAAGAAACAGTTCTGTCTGCTATGAGAAGAACAAGGCCTCTGAACCCAGGCAAGAAAGAATGATGCACAAACCACACACAAACTGAACGTGCACAGATGCTGTGCAATCAGCCCCTGCTGATCGATAACCCTGCCAGCTCccgtttctttctctctccttctgCTGTCTCCATTTGACCTGCACACCCTGAGCCCAATTTTACGCCCTCATACCCctcagtacacacacacacacagttttcatTTATCCTTCATTCTTCTCCTGCTGTCACCTGCACTCCATTTCATTCGAGACCATGCTGTTAAAATTCACCTTTATCTCAACCTCTGTGAACTCGTCATGTTTTCCATCAGACCCAAAACCATCAGCATCCCAGCTTTTATGAACAGACAGCCTAAACCACATTTCCATTTAGTTAGCAACCAGCTGCAAGGCAAACCTGAGGTCAGGGGAGTGAAAAGCCACCAGCTGACAGTGTCATCGAGTGTGTATTGTTCTGCCGTGTAATCACTGGATTAATGTGTCCAAGAAAACAGGGAAATCACATGACTGATAATAATATGGCAGCTGGACAGTTTAGCATTAGACTGTAACCTGTGGCCAAAACAATTCAGACTCAATCATTGTAACAATCATTGTGTCCATAACAGTCATGTGTCCAGTCAACATCTCCTCCGGCAAGACTTGATAAGGAAATTCCTTCAACCCCATGATCATCATCCAGGAATGCAAGACTAAGGCATAAGATACAAAATAACTCTGTTCTGTAAAAAAAGAGCTTGAACTTTGTGTACACTGTTGAATAATGTCTAACTTTTTAACCCACCaccataaataaaaactgtccaaCATTTTAATCCACCACCACAAAGAGCGAGTAATAGAATCCTGGACAGACCTAAAGTATTTGTTGTGTAAACACTCACCTTGACACTGTGTTTGCTTCATGGCTGGTTCAAACCCAGCTGAGCAAGTGCAGGCTCCTACAGGAACCATCCACTCTCCATCTCCATTGCAGTAGAGCTTCAGTGGCACAGACACCTCCAAGGCATTGGCCACACAAATTCCTGGTGCTATAACCAAGGAGGTGGCCTCAGCTCCTGTTGCTGTTTCTGGGAAAACTGCAAAGTTGGCGATCGTGGTGGAGCACTTCTTGTAAAACACCCTCACTGAGATGAGTGACATGCAAGCACCAAGGTCCTGAAAGGCCAAGTAGAACCCAGCTTTGGACAGCGGCCCAAAACTTCTGACTTTTGTGTTTACCCGTCCAGACTCAAGCATGGAGAAGCTCTCATCTGGGGCAATGGTGTCCACCTTCACATAGGGGTTCTCCATCCAGAAAGGACTGGTGGCTGTGGCTGAGTCTGAGTCAGACTCATAGTAGAAGAGGTTGAAGGTCTCTTTGCAGGAACCTGGTATGTTGGGAATGCTGTTGCAGTCACGCACTGTAAATTTCATTTCTACATATACACGCAGTACATCTTTACGTGGGATGAAGTCACTACGTAGCCAGTTGTTCTGGTTGAGTTCTCGTACATTGCAGACTTGGTACGTCCGAATGGGGTTCATGGCATCATCATAGCCACTCACCTCTTCccactgaaagaaaacaaacaaagatcATTAACAAACAGAGAACCTGTCAGATAATCACT is a window encoding:
- the LOC121653092 gene encoding ephrin type-B receptor 3-like isoform X5, whose protein sequence is MTMDYFLLLCSLLLPVVSAVEETLMDTKWATTELAWTAHPETGWEEVSGYDDAMNPIRTYQVCNVRELNQNNWLRSDFIPRKDVLRVYVEMKFTVRDCNSIPNIPGSCKETFNLFYYESDSDSATATSPFWMENPYVKVDTIAPDESFSMLESGRVNTKVRSFGPLSKAGFYLAFQDLGACMSLISVRVFYKKCSTTIANFAVFPETATGAEATSLVIAPGICVANALEVSVPLKLYCNGDGEWMVPVGACTCSAGFEPAMKQTQCQACSPGSFKSKQGDGQCFPCPANSRATSGAAIVCSCRNGYYRSDTDSPDSPCTTVPSFPRNVISSVNETSLVLEWSEPRDLGGREDTFYNVICKKCLPERGMCSRCDDNVDISPRHLGLTQRRVAVRNLQAHTQYSFEIQAVNGVSNKSPYTPQFSAVNITTNQAAPSAVPTVHLMAATASTMSLSWLPPEKPNGIILDYEIKYHEKDQGEAIAHTMTAQRSNARIEGLKAGTPYVVQVRARTVAGYGWYSSPADFSTNLQTDPPKSWQEQLPLIVGSATATLVFIIAVVVIAIVCLRKQRNGSESEYTEKLQQYITPGMKVYIDPFTYEDPNEAVREFAKEIDVSCVKIEEVIGAGEFGEVCRGRLKLPGRREIIVAIKTLKVGYTDRQRRDFLSEASIMGQFDHPNIIRLEGVVTKSRPVMIVTEFMENGALDSFLRLNDGQFTVIQLVGMLRGIAAGMKYLSDMNYVHRDLAARNILVNSNLVCKVSDFGLSRFLEDDPTDPTYTSSLYFMLTYSFAYPQGGKIPIRWTAPEAIAYRKFTSASDVWSYGIVMWEVMSYGERPYWDMSNQDVINAVEQDYRLPPPMDCPTALHQLMLDCWVKERNLRPKFTQIVATLDKLIRNAASLKVVTNSTQSTGVSQPLLDRCVPDYTTFTTVGDWLDAIKMSRYRDNFVNAGFASFDLVAQMTAEDLLRIGVTLAGHQKKILGSIQDMRLQMNQTLPVQV
- the LOC121653092 gene encoding ephrin type-B receptor 3-like isoform X9 gives rise to the protein MTMDYFLLLCSLLLPVVSAVEETLMDTKWATTELAWTAHPETGWEEVSGYDDAMNPIRTYQVCNVRELNQNNWLRSDFIPRKDVLRVYVEMKFTVRDCNSIPNIPGSCKETFNLFYYESDSDSATATSPFWMENPYVKVDTIAPDESFSMLESGRVNTKVRSFGPLSKAGFYLAFQDLGACMSLISVRVFYKKCSTTIANFAVFPETATGAEATSLVIAPGICVANALEVSVPLKLYCNGDGEWMVPVGACTCSAGFEPAMKQTQCQACSPGSFKSKQGDGQCFPCPANSRATSGAAIVCSCRNGYYRSDTDSPDSPCTTVPSFPRNVISSVNETSLVLEWSEPRDLGGREDTFYNVICKKCLPERGMCSRCDDNVDISPRHLGLTQRRVAVRNLQAHTQYSFEIQAVNGVSNKSPYTPQFSAVNITTNQAAPSAVPTVHLMAATASTMSLSWLPPEKPNGIILDYEIKYHEKDQGEAIAHTMTAQRSNARIEGLKAGTPYVVQVRARTVAGYGWYSSPADFSTNLQTDPPKSWQEQLPLIVGSATATLVFIIAVVVIAIVCLRKQRNGSESEYTEKLQQYITPGMKVYIDPFTYEDPNEAVREFAKEIDVSCVKIEEVIGAGEFGEVCRGRLKLPGRREIIVAIKTLKVGYTDRQRRDFLSEASIMGQFDHPNIIRLEGVVTKSRPVMIVTEFMENGALDSFLRLNDGQFTVIQLVGMLRGIAAGMKYLSDMNYVHRDLAARNILVNSNLVCKVSDFGLSRFLEDDPTDPTYTSSLGGKIPIRWTAPEAIAYRKFTSASDVWSYGIVMWEVMSYGERPYWDMSNQDVINAVEQDYRLPPPMDCPTALHQLMLDCWVKERNLRPKFTQIVATLDKLIRNAASLKVVTNSTQSTGDLLRIGVTLAGHQKKILGSIQDMRLQMNQTLPVQV
- the LOC121653092 gene encoding ephrin type-B receptor 3-like isoform X2 — translated: MTMDYFLLLCSLLLPVVSAVEETLMDTKWATTELAWTAHPETGWEEVSGYDDAMNPIRTYQVCNVRELNQNNWLRSDFIPRKDVLRVYVEMKFTVRDCNSIPNIPGSCKETFNLFYYESDSDSATATSPFWMENPYVKVDTIAPDESFSMLESGRVNTKVRSFGPLSKAGFYLAFQDLGACMSLISVRVFYKKCSTTIANFAVFPETATGAEATSLVIAPGICVANALEVSVPLKLYCNGDGEWMVPVGACTCSAGFEPAMKQTQCQACSPGSFKSKQGDGQCFPCPANSRATSGAAIVCSCRNGYYRSDTDSPDSPCTTVPSFPRNVISSVNETSLVLEWSEPRDLGGREDTFYNVICKKCLPERGMCSRCDDNVDISPRHLGLTQRRVAVRNLQAHTQYSFEIQAVNGVSNKSPYTPQFSAVNITTNQAAPSAVPTVHLMAATASTMSLSWLPPEKPNGIILDYEIKYHEKDQGEAIAHTMTAQRSNARIEGLKAGTPYVVQVRARTVAGYGWYSSPADFSTNLQTDPPKSWQEQLPLIVGSATATLVFIIAVVVIAIVCLRKQRNGSESEYTEKLQQYITPGMKVYIDPFTYEDPNEAVREFAKEIDVSCVKIEEVIGAGNPPKLLSYRGKTASHLQAIPLEDFTPSGEFGEVCRGRLKLPGRREIIVAIKTLKVGYTDRQRRDFLSEASIMGQFDHPNIIRLEGVVTKSRPVMIVTEFMENGALDSFLRLNDGQFTVIQLVGMLRGIAAGMKYLSDMNYVHRDLAARNILVNSNLVCKVSDFGLSRFLEDDPTDPTYTSSLYFMLTYSFAYPQGGKIPIRWTAPEAIAYRKFTSASDVWSYGIVMWEVMSYGERPYWDMSNQDVINAVEQDYRLPPPMDCPTALHQLMLDCWVKERNLRPKFTQIVATLDKLIRNAASLKVVTNSTQSTGVSQPLLDRCVPDYTTFTTVGDWLDAIKMSRYRDNFVNAGFASFDLVAQMTAEDLLRIGVTLAGHQKKILGSIQDMRLQMNQTLPVQV